A region of the Leopardus geoffroyi isolate Oge1 chromosome C2, O.geoffroyi_Oge1_pat1.0, whole genome shotgun sequence genome:
CTTGAGACATACCAGCCCATCATGTGTCACTTGTTAGCCTTACACTCACACAGAAAAGAGTTGCACACACCTATATGAGAGATACAAGATATTtggtaagaatatatttattaattacagaTGTCAATCATATTTTATATGCAGATATTATTTAAATGGCATGGGAAATGGCattataatgctaaatgaaaaaagctaACTACAAAATTAATAGACACATGTTtccaatacatataaatatattttttaaagtgatgtcTTAAAATAGGCAGAGTAATTGACTTTAGgttatacaatatttttcttattttttctgtattatttttatactcaTGAAAAACATAATGAAAGTTGTTCTTTTTAGTAACACTACCTGTGTTGCCTGACTTATTCCACTGAACCCAAACTACAGTGTTCAAGACACGGTTTATGGTGAAATTCCAGAATTTTCCTCTGGGTACAAAAGGAACCCAGTAAAAATGCTATCATCCTCAGGGCTGACATAGACCCCATTCCAATCTTTCGAAACTTCCAACCAGACTTGGTCCCCTGCACTTAATTTCAGGATGATAAGAAGAGAGGCCTGGTCTATTTCATGGCCATAGAGCGTTTCTCTGGACTTGAACTGCTTCTTATTCCGGGCCACCAGGCTGATGCGAGCGGGTCTGCCCCTCACAGTGACATGGTAGGAAAATACATATGCGCCAGGAACACTACAGTTAAATTTGCCAGTGACAGGGCTGTAATTCCCTTGGTCATTATAGAGAACCTTGTCAAATTTGATTGGGATgttgggaggagggaaaggcTTCGATAAAGTGGCGCTGAAGGCTGACCGCAGCACTCTGGCCACCTCCCCCTTGGAGCCTTTGAAGCCCCGAGAGCCCTTCTTGCCAATAGATCCCCGGACCCCTTTGCTCCCAACCTCACCTTTTGGCCCCACAGGCCCCGCAAGACCAGGAGGGCCTaactctcccttttctcctttaacTCCTGGATCCCCTGGGGCCCCAGGCAGGCCATCCGGGCCGCTTTTGCCTTCTGTTCCAATATCTCCTTTGCTACCTTTTTCCCctttcagaccctcctcacctttttctcccttccctcccctctgcccagacTCCCCACAGCAGCCCTTTTCCCCcatctcccctttctctcccttggcCCCAGGCTCTCCATTCAAGCCAGGTGAGCCCGCAGCCCCCTGGTCTCCTTTATCTCCTTGGGTACCATTTGCACACGTGTCCCCTTTGGAGCCTTTTTGCCCCTTCACTCCTGTCAGTCCGatgtttcctctctcccccttagGACCAAGGCCACCTGAAACAGAAAGTTCAAATGACATTCAAGGATCACAGTGAACAGAACGCTATTACCACAGAGCTCACGAAACAGAAATGACACCTACTGACTGAGACTGGAACCCCAACTCCTGTCTCAGCCACAGCTGTGCCATTTGGATCCTGTGGCTCTCTCACAGGGGGAGGAGTTAATGCCACCAAGGAGTGACAACCTATATTTAAATCTCATAAatctagttctattttttttttttttttgtacttttaagaTAAGAAACAGGATTTAGAACCACAGCGACCCATGGTAGTCCATTACCCTTTGTGTTTTGGCCCAAGTATTCCCCTACATCTCCACGAAGTCCATCCAAACCCAAAATCTCACAGGCAGAGAAGCTGAAGCTGTCTTTTTCCCAAAGACAGCTAGACTGAGGACACGAGCTCAGAAGCTTTTATTTAGTCTCCAAACTACCTGACCAGCACTTGTTGCACTCCAGCGATCAGGACACTGAAGTATGAGAATAAAAGCAATTTATAGGTCCGTCTTACCTCCTGCATAAGtacaaacaggaagaaaattcGGGGCTGTGCTGCACACATGACTGAACGCAATAGATACAGTTTATACTCTACCTGGTTCTCCGGGTTTTCCCGGGTATCCTGGGGCTCCACTTGTTCCTTGGTCCCCACGTTCCCCCTTAAATCCTAAAATGACACCAAGATTAACTTTCTTCCAACTATATTAGTTATGGCATAACTAACATCCATTTTGCAACCATGTTACAATCCAACACTTCCTCtaccaaaatggataaaggaaaaacgatatgggaaaaaatttttttgagcacGATTAGCAATATTTTGTTCCAGTTGATGGTGAACCATTTAAACAAGATTTGGGACAGTGCCAATCTCTTTGCACAAAATTCAGCTTTTCCCCCAGCATTCCCCTTGCTCTTCAAATCTCTCATGAAATTCATGATATTTTGTCttcttatttatgtgtttgttttttcttcttatgaaTCTTGAATAACAGTTAAAATATCCCCTTCTTTATGTTCCCCACAATGCCTAAAAAAGAGTGTCACCACCATATAACACAGAGCACACATTCTGCAATTAGCTAAAACTAATCATATCAAAAACccttcccggggcacctgggtggctcagtcggttaagcttccgactttggctcaggtcatgatttcacggttcatgggttcgagccgcaggttgggctctgtgctgacagctcggagcctggagcctgcatcagattctgtgtctccctctctctctgcccctcccccactcatactctgtctctcaaaaataaataaaatattaaaaaattaaacaaaaaaaaaccatccaGGATAgtgaatataaatacaaatataaatataaaatgtaaatatacagtCCTTGACATAGAGCATTAGGGAAAAGCCAATTTTCATtgtgtttggaatttttttcatatgctcTTTGGACAAATCACAGAACTGTAAaaattcatgttgtttttttgtttgtttgttttgttttttttttaacgtttatttatttttgagacagagagagacagagcatgaacaggggaggggcagagagagagggagacacagaatcggaaacaggctccaggctctgagccatcagcccagagccccacgcggggctcgaactcacggaccgcgagatcgtgacctggctgaagtcagacgcttaaccgactgcgccacccaggcacccctaaaaattcatGTTTGAAAAGAAATCTAAAGATCTAGGTTTTGGGATATTTTCCCAGTGCCACAAAATGCGTTTTTATACTGGACCTGCTAAAGGCCCCTCCTGTTACAGTACAACCAcactaaattcatttttattgaaaatgataATAGCAGTAATAATAGTAGGAGGAATAATAGTTAACTTTTATTGAGCATTTCCTTTGTGCCAGGTAATGTTCCGAGTTCTtaacaagatttttaaagaatttaatccaggggcacctgggaggctcagtcagttaagcatctaactcttgatttgagcacaggtcgtgatctcacagtttctgagttcaagccctgcgttgagctccacactgagagtgtggaagctgcttgggattctgtgtctccctctctctctgcccttcccttgctttctctctctctctctttcaaaataaataaataaactgtaaaaaaaaaaaattaatctggtggctcagtcagttgagtggtcgactcttgatttcccatcaagttatgatctcactgtcatgagatccagcccagagtcaggctgtacatccagcatggagcctgcttggtattctttctctcccactctctctgaccctccccttctcgtgtgtgtgcatgtgctcaagtgctctctctctccttcaaaaataaaaaaataagtaaataatttttaaaaattaatccaaccttttaaattcaaaattaattctcATTTGATATTAACATAGCCTCTTGGATAACA
Encoded here:
- the OTOL1 gene encoding otolin-1; translation: MWMFSWPCAILIILAFAGMDTVAKTTPHPKFMKKSEGKEMPKGLKPSSGPPPEEEEIPFTEVAEMVEPTPNPPALDSAFGTATLFPFENFTLDTADFFLNCCDCCSSVPGQKGEPGETGKPGLKGEAGGMGIPGPPGIVGPPGPKGQKGEKGFKGERGDQGTSGAPGYPGKPGEPGGLGPKGERGNIGLTGVKGQKGSKGDTCANGTQGDKGDQGAAGSPGLNGEPGAKGEKGEMGEKGCCGESGQRGGKGEKGEEGLKGEKGSKGDIGTEGKSGPDGLPGAPGDPGVKGEKGELGPPGLAGPVGPKGEVGSKGVRGSIGKKGSRGFKGSKGEVARVLRSAFSATLSKPFPPPNIPIKFDKVLYNDQGNYSPVTGKFNCSVPGAYVFSYHVTVRGRPARISLVARNKKQFKSRETLYGHEIDQASLLIILKLSAGDQVWLEVSKDWNGVYVSPEDDSIFTGFLLYPEENSGISP